One region of Cinclus cinclus chromosome 1, bCinCin1.1, whole genome shotgun sequence genomic DNA includes:
- the LOC134058003 gene encoding feather keratin B-4-like — translation MVTTSSNLDVLPRTSIKASPEPLTLTHFSSRLLHLLPSLPGTLHTTPMACYNICRPCGPTPLANSCNEPCALQCQDSRVIINPSPVLVTLPGPIMTSFPQNTAVGSTSSAAVGTELSVQGQPISGGFGGFGGFGYGRGFGYGLGCYGRRGGYNC, via the exons ATGGTCACCACTTCTTCCAATTTAGATGTTCTGCCAAG GACCAGCATAAAAGCCAGCCCAGAGCCTCTCACCCTCACACACTTCTCCTCACGCCTTCTCCATCTGCT CCCCTCTCTTCCAGGGACCCTCCACACCACACCCATGGCCTGCTACAACATCTGCCGTCCCTGCGGACCCACcccgctggccaacagctgcaacgagccctgtgccctgcaatGCCAGGACTCCCGCGTCATCATCAACCCTTCCCCTGTGCTGGTGACCCTTCCAGGACCCATCATGacctccttcccccagaacACCGCTGTTGGATCCACCTCCTCGGCTGCCGTGGGCACTGAACTCagtgtgcagggacagcccaTCTCTGGTGGATTTGGTGGATTTGGTGGCTTTGGCTATGGCCGTGGATTTGGCTATGGTCTGGGCTGCTATGGCAGAAGGGGTGGCTACAACTGCTGA
- the LOC134051215 gene encoding feather beta keratin-like, translated as MPQGHGTRLSHPPRTSIKAGPEPLSLTHFSSHLLLLQLTKTGTLHTTPMACYDICRPCGPTPLANSCNEPCALQCQDSRVIINPSPVLVTLPGPIMTSFPQNTAVGSTSSAAVGTELSVQGQPISGGFGGFGGFGYGLGYGRGFGYGLGGLGCYGRRSGYNC; from the exons ATGCCCCAAGGCCATGGCACAAGGCTGTCCCACCCACCCAGGACCAGCATAAAAGCTGGACCAGAGCCTCTCTCCCTCACACACTTCTCCTCACatcttctcctgctccagctgacaAAAA CAGGGACCCTCCACACCACACCCATGGCCTGCTACGACATCTGCCGTCCCTGTGGACCCACcccgctggccaacagctgcaacgAGCCCTGCGCCCTGCAATGCCAGGACTCCCGCGTCATCATCAACCCTTCCCCTGTGCTGGTCACCCTGCCAGGCCCCATCATGACTTCCTTCCCCCAGAACACCGCTGTTGGATCCACCTCCTCGGCTGCCGTGGGCACTGAACTCagtgtgcagggacagcccaTCTCTGGTGGATTTGGTGGATTTGGTGGCTTTGGCTATGGCCTTGGCTATGGCCGTGGATTTGGCTATGGGCTGGGAGGCCTGGGCTGCTATGGCAGAAGGAGTGGCTACAACTGCTGA